One Actinomyces respiraculi DNA window includes the following coding sequences:
- a CDS encoding UDP-N-acetylmuramoyl-tripeptide--D-alanyl-D-alanine ligase codes for MMTRTLCELAAMAGGTLIAPPEVLEEVEGRVVTALVTDSRQAGPGALFVAIAGERTDGHAHVAGVVTQDGVAALVSDLAAARQALAEAGIAPEALPLILVADTVEALGAIARAHLADLRERAAARGEALTVVGITGSVGKTTTKDLTRQLLAAQAPTVAPVASFNNEIGLPLTVLAADESTRYLVLEMGSSGPGHIDYLTALAPLDAAAVLTVGHAHMGGFGTVDGVATAKAEIIRGLLPTGTAVLNLDDPRAAAMAELAPAEVLTFSATGDEAADLRATDVELDAQAHAVLDLHLPGLTAPRRVRLALPGAHNVVNALAAAGLALAAGVEADAVAESLGSARLESPHRMDVHEAHLEAIGGAPAMDLLVIDDAYNANIDSMTASLAALPALAGERRRVVVVSEMLELGASCEADHARTGELAAEAGAALLLTIGPGAAPAADAARSRGIQTVEMPDADAAIALIGSADTPLRDGDAVLVKGSNGSGAWRLADYLSASAKEASSR; via the coding sequence ATGATGACACGCACCCTGTGCGAGCTCGCCGCCATGGCCGGCGGCACCCTCATCGCACCCCCCGAGGTCCTGGAAGAGGTCGAGGGGCGTGTAGTGACCGCCCTCGTCACCGACTCCCGTCAGGCCGGCCCCGGCGCCCTGTTCGTCGCCATTGCCGGTGAGCGCACCGACGGCCACGCCCACGTGGCCGGCGTCGTCACCCAGGACGGTGTGGCCGCGCTCGTGTCCGACCTCGCCGCCGCCCGCCAGGCACTGGCTGAGGCCGGCATCGCCCCCGAGGCCCTGCCCCTCATCCTCGTGGCGGACACGGTTGAGGCCCTGGGCGCCATTGCCCGCGCCCATCTGGCAGACCTGCGCGAGCGCGCCGCGGCACGCGGCGAGGCCCTCACCGTCGTCGGTATCACCGGCAGCGTCGGCAAGACCACGACGAAGGACCTCACCCGCCAGCTCCTCGCCGCCCAGGCGCCCACCGTGGCACCGGTGGCCTCCTTCAACAACGAGATCGGCCTGCCGCTGACGGTGCTGGCCGCCGATGAGTCCACCCGCTACCTCGTCCTCGAGATGGGCTCCTCGGGCCCCGGGCACATCGACTACCTCACTGCCCTGGCCCCGCTGGACGCCGCCGCCGTCCTCACGGTTGGCCACGCCCACATGGGTGGCTTCGGCACCGTCGACGGCGTCGCCACAGCCAAGGCCGAGATCATCCGCGGGCTGCTGCCCACCGGCACCGCCGTGCTCAACCTCGACGACCCGCGCGCCGCCGCCATGGCCGAGCTCGCCCCCGCCGAGGTCCTCACCTTCTCCGCCACCGGCGACGAGGCGGCCGACCTGCGCGCCACCGACGTCGAGCTCGACGCCCAGGCCCACGCCGTGCTCGACCTGCACCTGCCGGGGCTCACGGCGCCCCGCCGAGTGCGCCTGGCCCTGCCCGGCGCCCACAACGTCGTCAACGCCCTCGCCGCCGCCGGCCTGGCCCTGGCGGCCGGGGTGGAGGCCGACGCCGTCGCCGAGTCCCTGGGCAGTGCCCGCCTGGAGAGCCCCCACCGCATGGACGTCCACGAGGCCCACCTCGAGGCCATCGGCGGCGCCCCCGCCATGGACCTGCTCGTCATCGACGATGCCTACAACGCCAACATCGACTCCATGACCGCCTCCCTGGCCGCCCTGCCGGCGCTGGCCGGTGAGCGGCGGCGCGTCGTCGTCGTCTCCGAGATGCTCGAGCTGGGCGCCTCCTGCGAGGCCGATCACGCCCGCACCGGCGAGCTCGCAGCCGAGGCCGGTGCGGCCCTGCTCCTGACCATCGGCCCGGGCGCCGCCCCCGCCGCGGACGCCGCCCGCTCCCGTGGGATCCAGACGGTCGAGATGCCCGACGCCGACGCCGCCATCGCGCTCATCGGCTCAGCGGACACGCCCCTGCGCGACGGCGACGCCGTCCTGGTCAAGGGGTCGAACGGCTCAGGCGCCTGGCGTCTGGCCGACTACCTGAGCGCCAGTGCGAAGGAGGCGTCCTCCCGATGA
- the mraY gene encoding phospho-N-acetylmuramoyl-pentapeptide-transferase, producing the protein MTAILVSALVGLVGTLLGTPLLIRFLQQRQYGQFIRQDGPEGHITKRGTPTMGGLIIIISTVLGYAVANLIETRVPRASGVLLLFLIVGLGLIGFMDDFAKIARQRSLGLKAWQKVVGQAVIGIVFAVAGLSFADRNGLTPASTAISFARDSNLDLAAGGMVLGVILFVIWANFLITAWSNAVNLADGLDGLAAGSSAMVFAAYTLIGVWQSNQSCLHAHPDVVATMCYETRDPRDLAMIAAGLMGACFGFLWWNASPAKIFMGDTGSLALGGAFAGLSILTRTEFLAVVIGGLFLAEVLSDVIQVLSFKTTGKRVFRMAPFHHHFELGGWSEVNVVIRFWIICGVCVVAGLGLFYAEYLVS; encoded by the coding sequence ATGACCGCGATCCTCGTGTCGGCCCTTGTCGGCCTTGTCGGCACTTTGCTGGGCACACCCCTGCTCATCCGCTTCCTTCAGCAGCGTCAGTACGGCCAGTTCATCCGCCAGGACGGACCCGAGGGGCACATCACCAAGCGCGGCACGCCCACCATGGGCGGCCTCATCATCATCATCTCCACCGTGCTCGGCTACGCGGTCGCCAACCTCATCGAGACACGCGTACCCCGGGCCTCGGGCGTGCTCCTGCTCTTCCTCATCGTCGGACTGGGTCTCATCGGCTTCATGGACGACTTCGCCAAGATCGCCCGACAGCGCTCCCTCGGTCTCAAGGCCTGGCAGAAGGTTGTCGGGCAGGCCGTCATCGGCATCGTTTTTGCCGTGGCCGGGCTGAGCTTCGCCGACCGCAACGGACTCACCCCCGCCTCGACCGCCATCTCCTTCGCCCGCGACTCCAACCTCGACCTGGCCGCCGGCGGGATGGTCCTCGGGGTCATCCTCTTCGTCATCTGGGCGAACTTCCTCATCACCGCCTGGTCCAACGCGGTCAACCTCGCCGACGGCCTCGACGGCCTCGCGGCCGGCAGCTCCGCCATGGTCTTCGCCGCTTACACGCTCATCGGCGTGTGGCAGTCCAACCAGTCCTGCCTGCACGCCCACCCCGACGTCGTGGCCACCATGTGCTATGAGACCCGCGACCCGCGCGATCTGGCGATGATCGCCGCCGGCCTCATGGGCGCCTGCTTCGGCTTCCTGTGGTGGAACGCCTCCCCGGCGAAGATCTTCATGGGCGACACCGGCTCCCTCGCGCTGGGCGGGGCCTTCGCCGGACTGTCGATCCTCACCCGCACCGAGTTCCTGGCCGTCGTCATCGGCGGTCTCTTCCTCGCCGAGGTCCTGTCCGATGTCATCCAGGTGCTCTCCTTCAAGACCACCGGCAAACGGGTCTTCCGCATGGCGCCCTTCCACCACCACTTCGAGCTCGGCGGCTGGAGTGAGGTCAACGTCGTCATCCGCTTCTGGATCATCTGCGGGGTGTGCGTCGTGGCAGGCCTGGGCCTGTTCTACGCCGAGTACCTCGTGTCCTGA
- a CDS encoding FtsW/RodA/SpoVE family cell cycle protein — protein sequence MAAGRPRVSEGPLTWLRRRLNASDGPLEGERTTLSYYALLITTLSLLTLGLIMVFSVQSVTVAADAAAQAAASGADAAVQEGSPFIFFWRYLAIAVAALVAMTLVSKTPIRWIKRLSIAMLGLAAIAQIFVFVPATRYCAGGNCNWVRIPIIGTFQPSELVKLGVSLYIGWVAAAKPHWLKGVRSVALRVLLPVGIAVGLVLGGGDLGTVVILVFVTAACLWLAGLGWGWFVSLGTVGALGFSVGTMLSANRRARIHAWLNPDGADPLDIGYQPTHGRYALGTGGLTGVGPGSSRQKWGYLTQADSDYIFAVLGEEFGFAGTLLTITLYLIVGWCCLRLMRRSNDLYVKVVTGGIMMWIVGQALVNMSVVVGLLPVLGVPLPLISAGGSSLVLVMVAVGVLLAFARHEPGAEEAFAARAGAVRRTLAVIAPRRRNRAS from the coding sequence ATGGCCGCTGGCAGGCCTCGCGTCTCCGAGGGGCCACTCACCTGGCTGCGTCGGCGCCTGAACGCCTCCGATGGGCCCCTCGAGGGCGAGAGGACGACGCTGTCCTACTACGCGCTGCTTATCACCACGCTCTCCCTGCTCACCCTCGGACTCATCATGGTCTTCTCCGTGCAGTCGGTGACCGTGGCGGCCGATGCCGCCGCGCAGGCCGCGGCCTCCGGGGCCGACGCCGCCGTGCAGGAGGGGAGCCCCTTCATCTTCTTCTGGCGCTACCTCGCCATCGCGGTGGCCGCACTGGTGGCCATGACCCTGGTCTCGAAGACCCCGATCCGCTGGATCAAGCGCCTGTCCATCGCAATGCTGGGGCTTGCCGCGATCGCCCAGATCTTCGTCTTCGTGCCCGCCACCCGCTACTGCGCCGGAGGCAACTGCAACTGGGTGAGGATCCCCATCATCGGCACCTTCCAGCCCTCCGAGCTCGTCAAGCTCGGGGTCTCCCTCTACATCGGGTGGGTCGCCGCCGCCAAACCCCACTGGCTTAAGGGGGTGCGCTCTGTCGCGCTGCGCGTGCTGCTGCCCGTGGGCATCGCCGTTGGGCTCGTCCTGGGAGGCGGAGACCTCGGCACCGTCGTCATTCTCGTGTTCGTCACCGCCGCCTGCCTGTGGCTCGCCGGGCTTGGGTGGGGATGGTTCGTCAGCCTCGGCACTGTGGGTGCCCTCGGCTTCAGCGTGGGCACGATGCTCTCTGCCAACCGGCGCGCCCGTATCCACGCCTGGCTCAACCCCGACGGCGCGGACCCCCTCGACATCGGCTACCAGCCGACCCATGGCCGCTACGCCCTGGGCACCGGGGGCCTGACCGGCGTGGGGCCGGGCTCCTCGCGCCAGAAGTGGGGGTACCTCACTCAGGCGGACTCCGACTACATCTTCGCGGTGCTCGGCGAGGAGTTCGGGTTCGCCGGCACCCTGCTGACGATCACCCTGTACCTCATCGTCGGCTGGTGCTGCCTGCGGCTCATGCGCCGCTCGAATGACCTCTACGTCAAGGTCGTCACCGGCGGCATCATGATGTGGATCGTCGGCCAGGCCCTGGTCAATATGAGCGTCGTCGTCGGCCTGCTGCCCGTCCTTGGCGTGCCGCTGCCCCTCATCAGCGCCGGCGGCTCCTCCCTCGTCCTCGTCATGGTCGCCGTCGGCGTGCTGCTCGCCTTCGCCCGCCACGAGCCGGGGGCCGAGGAGGCCTTCGCCGCCAGGGCGGGCGCGGTGCGCCGTACTCTTGCGGTCATCGCACCGCGTAGGAGGAACCGTGCCTCATGA
- the murD gene encoding UDP-N-acetylmuramoyl-L-alanine--D-glutamate ligase — protein MSSTNLIRDLRDARVGIVGLGRTGLAVIDVLATYGARVSAFDAREEALEALDVRRSGPVVEARAGNDEQVARAVTEADLRLLIVSPGVAATGPVMAAAAAVGIETWSEIELAWRLQQATRPQAPWITVTGTDGKTTTVGMLSSMLGAAGLEAPAVGNIGLPAISVVAEGRSDVLAVELSSFQLHTTRTLSPLAASCLNVAADHLDWHGGQDAYTADKARVYARARRAAVYNLADAATLAMVEQADVVEGCRAIGFGLAVPGLGQLGLVEDVLIDRGWHDDRRSHGLELATLTDLAHLAPGGDVGRLPAHVVADALAAAALAMSHDAVQADPEAVARGLRAYTPGAHRLVTVAQADGVTWVDDSKATNTHSARAALTGLPEGSAVWLVGGDTKGADLHELVTRVRSRLRAAVVLGREQEAVVAALRDGAPDLPLVQVPDGEGAAVMDAAVRAAASLAHPGDTVILAPAAASWDQFRSYAERGDLFAAAAQRLADEGTRQ, from the coding sequence GTGAGCAGCACCAACCTCATCCGCGACCTCAGGGACGCGCGGGTCGGCATCGTCGGGCTCGGGCGCACGGGCCTGGCCGTCATCGACGTCCTGGCCACCTACGGCGCCCGCGTGAGCGCCTTCGACGCGCGCGAGGAGGCCCTGGAGGCGCTCGACGTGCGCCGCAGCGGACCGGTCGTTGAGGCCAGGGCCGGCAACGACGAGCAGGTCGCCCGGGCCGTCACCGAGGCGGACCTCCGCCTGCTCATCGTCTCCCCGGGCGTGGCCGCCACCGGCCCCGTCATGGCGGCCGCGGCCGCCGTCGGCATCGAGACCTGGAGCGAGATCGAACTCGCCTGGCGCCTGCAGCAGGCCACCCGGCCGCAGGCGCCCTGGATCACCGTCACCGGCACCGACGGCAAGACCACCACCGTCGGCATGCTCTCCTCGATGCTGGGCGCCGCAGGCCTTGAGGCCCCGGCGGTGGGCAACATCGGCCTCCCGGCCATCAGCGTGGTGGCCGAGGGCCGCAGCGACGTCCTGGCCGTCGAGCTGTCCAGCTTCCAGCTGCACACGACCCGCACACTCAGCCCTCTGGCCGCCTCCTGCCTCAACGTTGCCGCCGACCACCTCGACTGGCACGGCGGCCAGGACGCCTACACCGCGGACAAGGCCCGCGTCTACGCCCGCGCCCGCCGCGCCGCCGTCTACAACCTCGCCGACGCCGCCACCCTGGCGATGGTCGAGCAGGCCGACGTCGTCGAGGGCTGCCGGGCCATCGGCTTCGGCCTGGCGGTCCCGGGCCTGGGCCAGCTCGGTCTTGTCGAGGACGTCCTCATCGACCGCGGCTGGCACGACGACCGCCGCAGCCACGGGCTCGAGCTCGCCACCCTGACCGACCTCGCCCACCTGGCCCCGGGCGGTGACGTCGGCCGACTGCCCGCCCACGTCGTGGCCGACGCCCTGGCGGCCGCGGCCCTGGCCATGAGCCACGACGCCGTCCAGGCCGACCCGGAGGCGGTCGCCCGAGGGCTGCGCGCCTACACCCCGGGGGCCCACCGTCTCGTCACCGTCGCCCAGGCCGACGGCGTGACCTGGGTGGATGACTCCAAGGCCACGAACACCCACTCCGCCCGGGCTGCGCTCACCGGGCTGCCCGAGGGCAGTGCCGTGTGGCTCGTCGGCGGGGACACCAAGGGCGCCGACCTGCACGAGCTGGTCACGCGGGTCCGTTCTCGCCTGCGTGCCGCGGTCGTGCTGGGGCGCGAGCAGGAGGCCGTCGTCGCCGCCCTGCGGGACGGGGCCCCCGACCTGCCCCTGGTCCAGGTGCCCGACGGCGAGGGTGCGGCCGTCATGGACGCCGCCGTGCGCGCCGCCGCGAGTCTGGCCCACCCCGGCGACACGGTCATCCTCGCCCCCGCCGCCGCCTCCTGGGACCAGTTCCGCTCCTACGCCGAGCGCGGTGACCTCTTCGCCGCGGCCGCTCAGCGCCTGGCTGACGAGGGGACACGGCAGTGA
- a CDS encoding UDP-N-acetylglucosamine--N-acetylmuramyl-(pentapeptide) pyrophosphoryl-undecaprenol N-acetylglucosamine transferase, translated as MPHDTTAGPASAADAPAPLRVLLAGGGTAGHVNPLLATAAALRDPATGGDARTEILVLGTDQGLEARLVPEAGYELARVPRVPMPRRPGADMLRLPGRMTTAVRAALAAIEQVGADVVVGFGGYVSTPAYLAARRAGIPVVIHEQNARPGLANRLGARWAQAVARTFASTPLAASPRRGGRTVTTGLPLRPAIAGLVERRTTEEGARAARAEGAAVLGLDPGRPTLLVTGGSLGALHLNEVMAQAMGGLPGDVQVLHLTGRDKDAPVRAALEKAVASGRAAADLAERYHVMDYLNAMEQAYACADGVICRSGAGTVAELTALGLPALYVPLPVGNGEQRLNAADCVAAGGGLLVADADLTDNDVTGFTTLLTDPARRADMSAAAASTGVRDGAARLADLIRTIAARRG; from the coding sequence GTGCCTCATGACACCACCGCCGGCCCGGCGTCTGCGGCCGACGCACCCGCCCCGCTGCGGGTCCTGCTCGCCGGAGGTGGCACGGCCGGCCACGTCAACCCGCTGCTCGCCACCGCCGCAGCCCTGCGTGACCCCGCCACCGGAGGCGATGCGCGCACCGAGATCCTCGTGCTGGGCACCGACCAGGGCCTGGAGGCGCGCCTCGTGCCCGAGGCCGGCTACGAGCTCGCCCGCGTGCCCCGTGTCCCCATGCCGCGCCGCCCCGGTGCCGACATGCTGCGCCTGCCCGGGCGGATGACGACCGCCGTGCGCGCCGCCTTGGCCGCCATCGAGCAGGTGGGGGCGGACGTCGTCGTCGGCTTTGGCGGCTACGTGTCCACCCCCGCCTACCTGGCGGCCCGACGCGCCGGGATCCCCGTCGTCATCCACGAGCAGAACGCCCGCCCCGGCCTGGCCAACCGGCTCGGGGCCCGCTGGGCGCAGGCCGTCGCCCGCACCTTCGCCTCCACCCCGCTGGCCGCCTCACCGCGCCGCGGCGGACGCACGGTGACCACGGGACTGCCCCTGCGCCCGGCCATCGCCGGGCTCGTTGAGCGCCGCACCACCGAGGAGGGCGCGCGCGCCGCCCGGGCCGAGGGCGCCGCCGTCCTCGGGCTGGACCCCGGCAGGCCCACGCTGCTCGTCACCGGCGGCTCGCTCGGCGCCCTGCACCTCAATGAGGTCATGGCCCAGGCGATGGGCGGGCTGCCCGGCGATGTCCAGGTCCTGCACCTGACCGGCCGGGACAAGGACGCGCCCGTGCGCGCCGCCCTTGAGAAGGCTGTTGCCTCAGGGCGGGCGGCCGCAGACCTCGCCGAGCGCTACCACGTGATGGACTACCTCAACGCCATGGAGCAGGCCTACGCCTGCGCCGACGGCGTCATCTGCCGCTCCGGCGCCGGCACGGTCGCCGAGCTCACGGCCCTGGGCCTGCCCGCCCTGTACGTGCCCCTGCCCGTGGGCAACGGCGAGCAGCGCCTCAACGCCGCCGACTGCGTGGCCGCCGGGGGAGGGCTCCTCGTTGCCGACGCCGACCTGACGGACAACGACGTCACCGGCTTCACGACGCTGCTGACCGACCCGGCCCGACGCGCCGATATGTCCGCGGCCGCCGCCTCCACCGGAGTGCGCGACGGCGCCGCGCGCCTGGCCGACCTCATCCGTACCATCGCCGCCCGCCGCGGCTGA